One genomic window of Mucilaginibacter sp. SJ includes the following:
- a CDS encoding ABC transporter ATP-binding protein, whose product MIEVRNLKKVYNGITVVDVPALQINKGESVGLVGNNGAGKTTLFRMVLDLIRAESGEILSNGETVAGHEKWKDYTAAYLDEGFLIDYLTPEEYFYFIGGLHGHNRTYVDEVLVSLTDFFNGEILKKGKYIRDLSKGNQCKVGVAACLLQEPQLLMLDEPFANIDPSTQFRLKNLLKDLNRNKGVTTIVSSHDLNHITDVCDRILLMEKGVIIKDIATSSSTLNELEAYFGVEVAPPAP is encoded by the coding sequence ATGATTGAAGTAAGAAATTTAAAAAAAGTTTATAACGGGATTACCGTTGTAGATGTACCCGCCCTGCAAATTAACAAAGGCGAAAGCGTTGGCCTTGTAGGTAATAACGGCGCAGGCAAAACTACGTTGTTCCGGATGGTGCTCGACCTTATTCGCGCCGAAAGTGGCGAAATCCTTTCAAACGGAGAAACTGTAGCCGGTCATGAGAAGTGGAAAGATTACACCGCTGCTTATCTTGATGAAGGTTTCCTGATAGACTACCTTACACCCGAAGAATATTTTTATTTTATAGGAGGGCTGCATGGTCATAACCGCACATATGTTGACGAGGTGTTAGTTAGCCTGACCGATTTTTTTAATGGCGAGATCCTGAAGAAAGGGAAGTACATCCGCGACCTGTCAAAAGGTAACCAATGCAAAGTTGGTGTAGCGGCCTGCCTGTTGCAGGAACCTCAATTGCTCATGCTGGACGAGCCCTTTGCCAATATCGACCCAAGCACCCAGTTCAGGCTTAAAAACCTGCTGAAAGATCTGAACAGGAATAAGGGTGTAACTACCATAGTATCCAGCCATGATCTTAACCACATCACTGATGTGTGCGACCGGATCCTGCTGATGGAAAAAGGCGTGATCATTAAAGATATTGCAACCAGCTCATCAACGTTAAATGAGTTGGAAGCGTATTTTGGCGTTGAGGTCGCTCCTCCCGCTCCTTAA
- a CDS encoding peroxiredoxin family protein: MTFKNIIAGICGLLFLQTGLAQTKLKTGVWRGALKTKSGTEIPFNFEVNNSGGKQQLAIINGAEHFKVTDVATKGDSVFIHMPLFNSEFKLKLNGDSLNGNWVRHLADNDLLVPFSGRPNTSWRFFKNTENPAFNITGRWSAVFGEGEGRDTTVGEFKQDGTKLTGTFLTTTGDYRFLEGTMNGNKLYLSTFDGGHAYTFTATIGDDKTITDGKFYAGYSAVQSWTAVKDENAQLPDAYSLTSLKPGYKKIAFSFKDLDGKTVSLDDARFRNKVVIVQILGSWCPNCMDETAYMVNYYKKYHNKGVEVIGLAYERTTDFEKSKKALQQVKDRFKVPYPLLVTGYTSDKKQTAQSLPMLSKVVGFPTTIIIDKNGDVQKIHTGFNGPGTGDHYTEFINEFEKLTDDLIQAPPAP; encoded by the coding sequence ATGACTTTCAAAAATATTATAGCCGGTATTTGCGGATTACTATTTCTGCAAACCGGCTTGGCTCAAACCAAACTAAAAACCGGTGTGTGGCGCGGTGCGCTTAAAACTAAATCAGGCACCGAAATCCCTTTTAATTTCGAGGTCAACAATAGCGGTGGTAAACAACAATTAGCTATCATTAACGGTGCCGAGCATTTCAAAGTAACGGATGTTGCTACCAAAGGCGATTCCGTTTTTATCCATATGCCGCTGTTCAATTCGGAATTTAAGCTGAAACTTAATGGAGATAGCCTTAACGGCAACTGGGTAAGGCACCTGGCGGATAATGATCTCCTTGTTCCGTTCAGCGGCCGGCCTAATACTTCATGGCGCTTTTTTAAGAATACTGAAAACCCGGCATTTAATATCACAGGCCGCTGGTCGGCGGTGTTTGGCGAAGGCGAGGGCCGCGATACCACCGTTGGCGAGTTTAAACAGGATGGCACCAAACTTACCGGTACATTCTTAACTACCACGGGCGACTATCGTTTTTTAGAAGGAACGATGAATGGCAATAAACTCTACTTATCAACCTTCGACGGAGGCCATGCCTATACCTTTACCGCTACTATCGGTGATGATAAAACCATTACCGATGGTAAATTTTACGCCGGCTATTCGGCAGTTCAATCCTGGACCGCTGTAAAGGATGAAAACGCCCAACTGCCCGATGCATATTCACTCACTTCATTGAAACCGGGGTATAAAAAAATAGCTTTCAGCTTTAAGGACCTTGATGGCAAAACTGTTTCGCTTGATGATGCCAGGTTCAGGAACAAAGTGGTAATTGTGCAGATATTGGGTTCATGGTGCCCAAACTGCATGGACGAAACGGCTTATATGGTTAACTATTATAAAAAATACCACAACAAAGGAGTTGAGGTGATAGGTTTGGCTTATGAACGCACCACAGATTTTGAAAAATCAAAAAAAGCGCTGCAGCAGGTAAAAGACAGGTTTAAAGTACCTTACCCGCTGTTGGTGACCGGCTATACCAGCGATAAAAAACAAACCGCCCAAAGCCTGCCTATGTTATCAAAAGTGGTTGGTTTCCCCACTACCATTATTATTGACAAAAACGGCGACGTGCAAAAGATCCATACTGGTTTCAACGGCCCGGGAACAGGTGACCACTATACCGAGTTTATCAACGAGTTTGAGAAGCTGACGGATGATCTAATCCAGGCCCCACCCGCTCCCTAA
- a CDS encoding acyl-CoA dehydrogenase encodes MYFELTEEQKMIRQAARNFAQTELKPGVIERDEQQKFPAAQVKKLGELGFLGMMVSPQYGGAGMDAISYVLVMEELSKIDASTSVIVSVNNSLVCYGLEKYGSEEQKQKYLVPLAKGECIGAFCLSEPEAGSDATSQSTTAIDMGDHYLLNGTKNWITSGGSASTYIVIAQTNAEKKHHGINAFIVEKGMPGFTVGPKENKMGIRGSDTHSLMFADVKVPKENRIGEDGFGFKFAMNVLDGGRIGIASQALGIASGAYELAVQYAKDRKTFGKSLADHQAIQFKLADMATEIEAARLMCLKAAWFKDHGKPYAQASSMAKLYASEVAMRTTTEAVQIHGGYGYVKEYHVERLMRDAKITQIYEGTSEIQRIVISRGLLK; translated from the coding sequence ATGTATTTTGAACTGACCGAAGAACAAAAAATGATTCGCCAGGCTGCGCGCAATTTTGCGCAAACCGAATTGAAGCCAGGTGTTATTGAACGCGACGAACAGCAAAAATTCCCTGCCGCACAGGTTAAGAAACTTGGTGAACTGGGTTTCCTGGGCATGATGGTATCTCCGCAATATGGCGGCGCTGGCATGGATGCCATATCATATGTGCTGGTGATGGAAGAACTTTCAAAAATTGACGCATCCACGTCAGTAATTGTTTCTGTGAATAATTCGCTGGTATGCTATGGATTGGAGAAATATGGGAGCGAAGAACAGAAGCAAAAATATCTGGTACCGCTGGCCAAAGGCGAATGCATCGGCGCTTTCTGCCTTTCGGAGCCGGAAGCCGGCTCTGATGCTACGTCACAAAGCACTACAGCCATTGATATGGGCGATCATTACCTGCTTAATGGTACTAAGAACTGGATCACCAGCGGAGGCAGCGCATCTACCTATATTGTAATTGCACAAACCAACGCCGAAAAAAAGCACCATGGTATCAATGCTTTTATTGTTGAAAAAGGAATGCCGGGCTTTACTGTTGGCCCTAAAGAGAACAAGATGGGCATCCGCGGCTCGGATACCCACTCGCTGATGTTTGCCGATGTTAAAGTGCCTAAAGAGAACCGCATTGGCGAAGACGGCTTTGGGTTTAAGTTTGCCATGAACGTACTGGATGGTGGTCGTATAGGTATTGCTTCGCAGGCTTTAGGTATTGCTTCAGGTGCTTACGAACTTGCAGTGCAATACGCTAAGGACCGCAAAACTTTTGGTAAATCGCTTGCCGACCATCAGGCTATCCAATTTAAGCTGGCCGATATGGCTACTGAAATTGAGGCAGCACGGTTGATGTGCCTTAAAGCGGCATGGTTTAAAGATCATGGAAAACCCTATGCCCAGGCATCATCAATGGCAAAACTGTATGCATCTGAAGTAGCTATGCGCACCACCACCGAAGCGGTGCAAATTCATGGCGGGTACGGTTATGTGAAAGAATATCACGTTGAACGCCTGATGCGGGATGCAAAAATAACCCAGATTTACGAAGGAACATCTGAAATTCAAAGAATTGTCATTTCGCGCGGATTGTTGAAATAA
- a CDS encoding helix-turn-helix domain-containing protein, whose product MLLTDFEYLNDTNSAFKRKVALQIKTLRKQNQVTQEKFFNETHINIARLESGIIDIRLETLRKICYYFNVSLAGFFQEI is encoded by the coding sequence ATGCTTTTAACTGATTTTGAATACCTTAACGACACTAATAGCGCATTTAAACGCAAAGTTGCCTTGCAGATTAAAACCTTACGCAAACAAAATCAGGTTACGCAGGAGAAGTTTTTTAACGAAACGCACATAAATATTGCCCGGCTCGAATCAGGTATTATTGATATCAGGTTGGAAACACTTCGTAAAATTTGTTATTATTTTAACGTTTCCTTAGCAGGTTTTTTCCAGGAGATATAA
- a CDS encoding M13 family metallopeptidase yields MNRKTQSLSIVAAALGILLSACSQTDKTKAYEAGDPVIHNMDTTVKPGDDFFKYANGTWLRKNPIPAAYAAWGIGNVVQEELRDKMKKINEDALEANAPKGSNTQKIGDFYFSGMDTVNIEKQGLAPLKDELDKIDRITDIKSLVEEFAHLQRIGVTQPIGAYVGQDAKNSAKMALGLYQSGIGMPNRDYYFNKDAHSVAIRTDYQNNYLPAIFKLAGLPADRATAAAKKTYSLETFLADSSRKLEDLRDPYHNYNKMTLAALSKLAPDIDWKPTFEKMDYKNSDTVIVGQPEYYRALNKALKVYSIDDWKNYLRKSLVTAFGPYLSNPFDQEVFRFYDKVIYGSTAQLPRWKRVLDTENGLMGEVLGQIFVKEYFPAKTKDRYVKLVEEMRTSFKEHIEKLDWMSPETKEKAYYKLSKVVPKVGYPDKWKDFSTLEINRGPYALNVLRANEWWHNFNAAKLGKPVDRTEWDITPQTYNAYYNPSNNEIVLPAGIFTIPGYKDENIDDAVIYGYAAASTIGHEMTHGFDDQGRQFDAAGNLKAWWKPQDSVKFSQRAKMLIDQFNGYSIYGLHVNGKATQGENIADLGGIVIGLDAFKKTQQYKEGKLINGLTPLQRYFLGYSLGWLTQDRKESLSSQILTNEHAPGFMRVNGPFTDVPEFYEAFHIKKGDKMWIDPDKRVKIW; encoded by the coding sequence ATGAACAGAAAAACCCAATCCTTATCCATAGTTGCCGCCGCGCTTGGCATCTTGCTTAGCGCCTGTAGCCAAACCGACAAAACAAAAGCTTACGAAGCCGGCGACCCAGTGATCCATAATATGGATACCACCGTAAAACCGGGCGATGACTTCTTTAAATATGCCAACGGAACCTGGCTTCGCAAAAATCCTATTCCGGCGGCGTACGCTGCCTGGGGCATCGGCAATGTTGTGCAGGAAGAGTTGCGCGACAAGATGAAAAAGATCAACGAGGATGCGCTTGAAGCTAATGCCCCGAAGGGCAGCAACACCCAAAAAATAGGCGATTTTTATTTCAGCGGGATGGATACCGTTAACATCGAAAAACAGGGGCTTGCACCACTGAAAGATGAACTGGATAAAATTGACCGGATAACGGATATCAAAAGCCTGGTTGAGGAGTTCGCACACTTACAAAGGATTGGCGTTACACAGCCTATCGGCGCTTATGTTGGGCAGGATGCTAAGAACAGTGCAAAGATGGCTTTGGGTTTATACCAATCGGGCATTGGTATGCCTAACCGCGATTACTACTTTAATAAAGATGCGCATAGCGTAGCTATCCGTACCGACTATCAAAATAATTACCTGCCCGCCATATTTAAACTGGCAGGTCTGCCTGCCGATAGGGCAACTGCGGCCGCTAAGAAAACTTATTCGCTGGAAACTTTCCTGGCTGATAGCAGCCGTAAACTGGAAGACCTGCGCGACCCATACCATAACTATAACAAAATGACGCTTGCCGCCCTTAGCAAGCTGGCGCCGGACATTGATTGGAAACCCACTTTTGAAAAGATGGACTACAAAAATTCCGATACCGTAATTGTTGGCCAGCCGGAGTATTACAGGGCGCTGAACAAGGCACTAAAAGTTTATTCGATAGATGACTGGAAAAATTACTTGCGCAAGAGCCTGGTCACTGCTTTTGGGCCATACCTGAGCAACCCGTTTGATCAGGAAGTGTTTCGGTTTTATGACAAGGTGATTTATGGCAGTACAGCCCAACTTCCCCGCTGGAAAAGGGTGCTGGACACAGAAAACGGCCTGATGGGTGAGGTATTGGGACAGATTTTTGTAAAAGAATATTTCCCCGCAAAAACAAAGGATCGTTACGTAAAACTGGTTGAAGAAATGCGCACCAGCTTTAAAGAGCATATTGAAAAGCTGGATTGGATGAGCCCCGAAACCAAGGAGAAAGCTTACTACAAATTGTCAAAAGTTGTCCCTAAAGTTGGTTATCCGGATAAATGGAAGGATTTTTCAACACTGGAAATTAACCGGGGCCCTTACGCCCTCAACGTATTGCGGGCAAACGAATGGTGGCATAATTTCAATGCAGCTAAATTAGGCAAACCTGTCGACCGTACTGAATGGGACATCACGCCTCAAACCTATAATGCTTACTATAACCCGTCAAACAACGAGATTGTATTGCCTGCCGGCATTTTTACCATTCCCGGTTACAAGGATGAAAATATTGATGATGCCGTCATTTACGGCTATGCTGCCGCCTCAACCATTGGCCACGAAATGACCCACGGTTTTGACGACCAGGGCCGCCAGTTTGATGCTGCCGGAAACCTTAAAGCCTGGTGGAAACCGCAGGATTCGGTAAAATTTAGTCAACGTGCCAAAATGCTTATCGACCAGTTTAATGGTTACAGCATTTATGGTTTGCATGTAAATGGCAAAGCTACTCAAGGTGAGAACATTGCCGACCTCGGCGGCATTGTAATAGGTCTTGACGCGTTCAAAAAAACACAGCAATATAAAGAGGGTAAACTCATTAACGGGTTAACACCCTTACAGCGCTATTTTTTAGGATACTCATTAGGCTGGCTTACGCAGGACAGGAAAGAATCACTTTCGAGTCAGATCCTAACCAATGAACATGCGCCCGGTTTTATGCGTGTTAACGGGCCGTTTACCGATGTGCCTGAATTTTACGAAGCTTTTCATATTAAGAAAGGTGATAAGATGTGGATAGATCCGGATAAACGAGTGAAGATATGGTAG
- a CDS encoding NADP-dependent glyceraldehyde-3-phosphate dehydrogenase: protein MSFKTQLSSIFIDENNIPPEFQIEEVHQREYLSGGEMKPWNGEVSEVYSPVGFWAEDGTFTRKLIGTYPVCTEKEAFEALDAALEAYDNGRGEWPTMSIADRIKCMERFIYKMSEQRTLVVKLLMWEIGKSYADSAKEFDRTIEYINATIDALKDIDRQSSRFEMAEGLVAQIRRSPLGVVLCMGPFNYPLNETFTTLIPALIMGNTILFKPPKHGTLLHYPLLKAFQESFPKGVVNTIYGRGAVVTPGLMSSGKVNVLAFIGSSKVANDLKKRHPKINRLRAVLSLDAKNAAIVTKHADLQQAVSECILGSLSFNGQRCTAIKVIFVHKAVADEFLKLLSEAVAKLKFGLPWEKDVKLTPLPEPHKPAYLTDIVNDALANGAKVINENGGETSASFFFPAIVYPVNENMKLYREEQFGPVIPVIPFEDIEEPIAYQIDSPHGMQVSIFSNDAREISSLIDPFVNLVSRVNINSQCQRGPDVFPFTGRKDSAEGTLSVHDALRSFSIRSLVTTKMTETNKNIINEIVNDNDSNFLSTKFIL from the coding sequence ATGAGTTTTAAAACCCAGCTCAGTTCAATTTTTATTGATGAAAATAATATTCCCCCCGAATTCCAGATTGAAGAAGTACACCAGCGCGAATACCTGAGCGGTGGCGAAATGAAACCGTGGAACGGCGAAGTAAGTGAAGTTTACTCACCTGTCGGTTTTTGGGCAGAGGACGGTACTTTTACCCGGAAGCTCATAGGTACCTACCCGGTTTGCACCGAAAAAGAAGCTTTTGAAGCCCTGGATGCCGCCCTTGAAGCCTATGACAATGGCCGCGGCGAATGGCCTACCATGAGCATTGCCGACCGTATTAAATGTATGGAGCGCTTTATTTACAAAATGAGCGAACAACGTACGCTGGTGGTAAAACTGCTGATGTGGGAAATAGGCAAATCATATGCTGATTCGGCTAAAGAATTTGACCGTACTATTGAATACATCAATGCCACCATCGACGCGTTAAAAGATATCGACCGCCAGTCGTCACGCTTTGAAATGGCCGAGGGGCTGGTGGCCCAGATCCGTCGTTCGCCCCTGGGGGTAGTGCTTTGCATGGGGCCGTTTAATTACCCGTTAAACGAAACTTTCACTACGCTGATCCCCGCGCTGATCATGGGGAACACTATTTTATTTAAACCGCCTAAACACGGTACACTACTACATTACCCATTGCTAAAAGCCTTCCAGGAATCATTCCCTAAAGGAGTGGTGAACACCATTTATGGCAGGGGCGCAGTGGTAACACCCGGGCTGATGTCATCGGGCAAGGTGAATGTGCTGGCTTTCATCGGCTCAAGCAAAGTAGCAAATGATTTGAAAAAGCGTCACCCTAAAATTAATCGCTTAAGAGCTGTTTTAAGTCTGGATGCCAAGAACGCAGCCATAGTTACCAAACATGCCGACCTGCAGCAGGCTGTGAGCGAGTGTATTTTAGGTTCGCTGTCATTTAACGGCCAGCGTTGTACCGCTATTAAAGTAATATTTGTACATAAAGCCGTTGCCGATGAGTTTTTAAAACTATTAAGCGAAGCCGTTGCCAAACTTAAATTCGGACTGCCCTGGGAAAAGGACGTAAAACTTACCCCGCTCCCCGAACCTCATAAACCGGCTTACCTGACCGATATTGTAAATGACGCCTTAGCCAACGGCGCAAAAGTGATTAACGAAAACGGAGGTGAAACATCGGCTTCGTTCTTTTTCCCGGCCATAGTTTACCCGGTTAATGAAAACATGAAACTGTACCGCGAAGAGCAATTTGGACCGGTGATCCCAGTAATTCCGTTTGAAGATATTGAGGAGCCTATCGCTTACCAGATAGATTCGCCACATGGTATGCAGGTGAGTATTTTCAGTAATGATGCCAGGGAAATTTCGTCACTGATCGACCCCTTTGTGAATTTAGTAAGCCGCGTAAACATTAACAGTCAGTGCCAGCGCGGTCCGGATGTATTTCCGTTCACCGGGCGCAAGGACAGTGCCGAGGGTACACTTTCGGTACATGATGCATTAAGGTCGTTCTCAATCCGCTCATTAGTTACCACTAAAATGACCGAAACCAACAAAAACATCATCAACGAAATTGTGAACGACAATGATTCCAATTTCCTAAGCACGAAGTTTATATTGTAG
- a CDS encoding mechanosensitive ion channel family protein → MKLDEFYTEFHHWLINRGPNYVGGLIIFFIGLWFIKFLRARLRMRMMKRGIHSSLQPFFLSLTITALYVLLIIWVMNIIGLEMSIFTTIIGAFSVAAGLALSGTFQNFAGGILILLLKPFELDDSIVAQGQDGRVVSIQMFYTVLITADNKTVIIPNGKLFNEVIVNITREGRRRLDFELRVGYNNDIEKAKAIMTGVVNTNKDILHDPAARVGVISLDNDCVRFTINVWVDPADFLNAKINLQEQMLKELAAGGVNFPKPGF, encoded by the coding sequence ATGAAACTGGACGAATTTTACACTGAGTTCCACCATTGGCTTATTAACCGCGGCCCTAATTATGTAGGTGGACTAATCATATTTTTTATTGGGTTATGGTTTATTAAGTTTTTGCGTGCAAGGCTGCGCATGCGTATGATGAAGCGTGGCATTCATTCATCACTACAGCCATTTTTCTTAAGCCTAACCATTACAGCTTTATATGTTTTACTCATTATTTGGGTAATGAACATCATAGGGCTGGAAATGAGCATTTTCACCACCATTATCGGCGCATTTTCGGTAGCAGCCGGTTTGGCGCTGTCGGGCACCTTTCAAAACTTTGCGGGTGGTATACTTATCCTGTTGTTAAAACCTTTTGAGCTTGATGACAGTATTGTAGCCCAGGGCCAGGATGGCAGGGTGGTATCTATACAGATGTTTTATACTGTGCTTATTACTGCCGATAACAAAACTGTCATTATCCCTAACGGCAAACTATTTAACGAGGTCATTGTAAACATAACGCGCGAGGGCCGTCGCCGTCTTGATTTTGAATTGCGGGTAGGCTATAACAATGATATAGAAAAGGCGAAGGCCATCATGACCGGTGTAGTAAATACCAATAAAGATATCCTTCACGATCCGGCCGCACGGGTGGGCGTTATCAGCCTGGATAACGATTGTGTAAGGTTTACCATTAATGTTTGGGTTGATCCTGCCGATTTCCTCAACGCTAAAATAAACCTGCAGGAACAAATGCTTAAAGAGCTGGCCGCGGGTGGCGTTAATTTCCCTAAACCAGGATTTTGA
- the groL gene encoding chaperonin GroEL (60 kDa chaperone family; promotes refolding of misfolded polypeptides especially under stressful conditions; forms two stacked rings of heptamers to form a barrel-shaped 14mer; ends can be capped by GroES; misfolded proteins enter the barrel where they are refolded when GroES binds), whose protein sequence is MAKQVKYNVEARDALKRGVDILANAVKVTLGPKGRNVIIDKKFGSPAITKDGVTVAKEIELKDALENMGAQMVKEVASKTADIAGDGTTTATVLAQAIVTAGIKNVAAGANPMDLKRGIDKAVASVVENLKSQSQTVGEDNNKIKQVAAISANNDEVIGSLIAEAMEKVGKDGVITVEEAKGTETEVKTVEGMQFDRGYLSPYFVTNADKMEAELENPFILIYDKKISSMKELLPILEKQVQTGKPLLIIAEDLDGEALATLVVNKIRGSLKVAAVKAPGFGDRRKAMLEDIAILTGGTLISEERGYKLENADLSYLGTAEKIVIDKDNTTIINGSGSAEEIKGRVSQIKSQIESTTSDYDREKLQERLAKLSGGVAVLYVGAATEVEMKEKKDRVDDALHATRAAVEEGIVAGGGVAFIRAVAALADLKGDNEDENTGIQIIRRAIEEPLRQICENAGIEGSIIVQKVKEGTADFGYNARTDKYENLIAAGVIDPTKVSRVALENAASIASMLLTTEVVLADDPEDEKAGAPPMGGGMGGMM, encoded by the coding sequence ATGGCAAAACAAGTTAAATACAATGTTGAAGCACGCGACGCCCTGAAACGCGGTGTTGATATCCTTGCTAACGCAGTAAAAGTAACCTTAGGTCCTAAAGGCCGTAACGTAATTATCGATAAAAAATTCGGCTCACCGGCTATCACTAAAGACGGTGTTACTGTTGCTAAAGAAATTGAATTAAAAGACGCTCTTGAAAACATGGGCGCACAAATGGTAAAAGAAGTAGCTTCAAAAACTGCCGATATTGCAGGTGATGGTACTACTACTGCTACCGTTTTGGCTCAGGCTATCGTAACCGCAGGTATTAAAAACGTGGCTGCCGGTGCAAACCCAATGGATTTGAAACGCGGTATCGACAAAGCTGTTGCTTCGGTTGTTGAAAACCTGAAATCGCAGTCACAAACTGTTGGTGAAGACAATAACAAAATCAAGCAAGTTGCTGCTATCTCTGCAAATAACGACGAGGTTATCGGTTCGTTAATTGCTGAAGCAATGGAAAAAGTTGGCAAAGACGGTGTGATCACTGTTGAAGAAGCAAAAGGTACTGAAACCGAAGTTAAAACTGTAGAAGGTATGCAGTTTGACCGTGGTTACCTTTCTCCTTACTTCGTAACTAACGCTGATAAAATGGAAGCCGAATTAGAAAATCCTTTCATCCTGATCTACGACAAGAAGATCTCTTCAATGAAAGAATTGCTTCCTATCCTTGAAAAACAAGTACAAACCGGCAAACCATTATTGATCATTGCCGAAGATCTTGACGGCGAAGCTTTAGCTACTTTGGTAGTTAACAAGATCCGTGGTTCACTGAAAGTTGCTGCTGTTAAAGCTCCTGGCTTTGGTGACCGTCGTAAAGCTATGTTAGAGGATATCGCTATCCTTACCGGTGGTACTTTGATCTCTGAAGAAAGAGGTTACAAATTAGAAAACGCTGACCTTAGCTACTTAGGTACTGCCGAAAAAATCGTTATCGACAAAGATAACACTACCATCATCAATGGTTCTGGTTCTGCAGAAGAGATCAAAGGCCGCGTAAGCCAGATCAAATCTCAGATCGAATCAACAACTTCTGATTACGACCGCGAAAAATTACAAGAGCGCTTAGCCAAATTATCTGGCGGTGTTGCTGTACTTTACGTAGGTGCTGCTACCGAAGTTGAAATGAAAGAGAAAAAAGACCGTGTTGACGACGCTTTACACGCTACACGTGCCGCTGTTGAAGAAGGTATTGTAGCAGGTGGTGGTGTTGCCTTTATCCGCGCGGTTGCTGCTTTAGCTGATCTTAAAGGTGATAACGAAGACGAGAACACTGGTATCCAGATCATCCGTCGCGCTATCGAAGAGCCTTTACGTCAGATCTGCGAAAATGCTGGTATCGAAGGTTCTATCATCGTGCAAAAAGTTAAAGAAGGCACTGCCGACTTTGGTTACAATGCACGTACTGATAAATACGAAAACCTGATTGCTGCAGGTGTTATCGACCCAACTAAAGTAAGTCGTGTAGCTTTAGAAAACGCTGCTTCAATCGCTTCCATGTTGTTAACTACTGAAGTAGTATTAGCTGACGATCCTGAAGATGAAAAAGCAGGCGCTCCACCAATGGGCGGCGGCATGGGCGGCATGATGTAA
- the groES gene encoding co-chaperone GroES, whose protein sequence is MSLNIKPIGDRVVVEAAAAEEKTASGIFIPDTAKEKPQRGTIVAVGQGKVDEPLTVQVGDQVLYGKYAGTEITYEGKEYLIMRESDIYAVL, encoded by the coding sequence ATGTCATTAAACATTAAACCGATCGGCGATAGGGTTGTAGTGGAAGCTGCAGCAGCCGAAGAGAAAACCGCTTCAGGTATCTTCATTCCTGATACTGCCAAAGAAAAACCTCAACGTGGAACCATCGTTGCTGTTGGACAGGGAAAAGTTGATGAGCCTTTAACCGTACAAGTTGGTGACCAGGTTTTATATGGCAAATATGCCGGTACCGAGATTACCTATGAAGGTAAAGAGTACTTAATTATGCGTGAATCAGACATCTACGCGGTTCTTTAA
- a CDS encoding putative polyvalent protein kinase domain-containing protein — translation MKNVKDELQHIILGDEPVGRGNQLKKTQSFLRANEKTSFKLEKQQHLKSEETTALINFAKKENLFYEPAIHKTDFISEGAEQKVYQFDDEHVIKTNAGIFYETWLDYFNSLLIHNYFFPATAYTFLGFKEIDGALHAVVMQEFILNSEPTDLNAVKDFLRYNGFLNKRNNDYYNNDVGLIFEDLHDENVLSNNGVLFFIDTVFYITPDFYRHP, via the coding sequence ATGAAAAACGTTAAAGATGAATTACAACATATCATTCTCGGAGATGAACCGGTTGGCCGAGGAAATCAACTCAAAAAAACCCAAAGTTTCCTTAGAGCAAATGAAAAAACAAGCTTCAAACTTGAGAAACAGCAGCATCTCAAAAGTGAAGAAACAACAGCACTCATAAATTTTGCAAAAAAAGAGAATCTCTTTTACGAGCCGGCAATTCATAAAACTGATTTTATAAGTGAAGGTGCTGAGCAAAAAGTCTATCAATTTGACGATGAGCATGTAATAAAAACTAATGCAGGAATCTTTTACGAAACGTGGTTGGATTATTTCAATAGCTTGCTCATCCACAATTATTTCTTTCCAGCCACTGCTTATACTTTTCTTGGATTTAAAGAAATTGATGGCGCGCTACATGCTGTTGTCATGCAGGAGTTTATTTTAAATTCAGAACCAACTGATCTTAACGCTGTAAAAGACTTTTTGAGATACAACGGTTTTTTGAACAAACGTAATAATGATTATTACAATAATGATGTAGGGTTAATTTTTGAGGACTTGCATGATGAAAATGTGCTTTCAAATAATGGCGTTCTGTTTTTCATTGACACAGTATTTTACATCACTCCAGATTTCTACCGTCATCCCTAA